Proteins encoded together in one Coffea arabica cultivar ET-39 chromosome 2c, Coffea Arabica ET-39 HiFi, whole genome shotgun sequence window:
- the LOC113727432 gene encoding raucaffricine-O-beta-D-glucosidase yields the protein MEIHRSDFPPEFLFGAATSSYQIEGGVREGGRGLSNWDFLCNSTPGKAQGQNGNVACYSYGLYKEDVKICKKLGLDSYRFSISWSRVLPGGRLSAGVNREGIQYYNNLIDELLANGIQPFVTLHHFEVPQILEEQYGGFLDKRIIKDYLDLAELCFWEFGDRVKYWTTFNEPWTFIYFGYVTGQFPPCRGSSSEEHAKLSAVQHKTHLRNPLVCEDGDPGVEPYTAARNLLLAHAEAVDLYRKKFKAQGGQIGITLVAHWFEPFHHHSERDIHAAQRVQDFMLGWFMDPITYGRYPKSMTDNVPPERLQRFSEEESIQLRGSYDFLGLNYYTARYVVAASVLHSGPPSYITDQHGTQKNKGPDGNPIGEPTECDWLFSYPKGMHRILHYIKQRYNDPPIFITENGLADKNHPDYTVSEACNDETRIEYLREHLKEIRLAMIGNRVNVKGYFIWSLMDNFEWASGYNYRFGLVYVNFTDRYLSRFPKNSALWYMNFLDKKYRPIPHPLKNNALLEDETISPTSTSPLPYQTNAPNSGEMVVHEGTPTKRHRKT from the exons ATGGAAATCCATCGTTCGGATTTTCCCCCTGAATTTCTCTTTGGAGCTGCAACTTCTTCTTATCAG ATTGAAGGTGGTGTACGGGAAGGGGGCCGCGGCCTTAGTAATTGGGATTTCTTGTGCAATTCAACACCAG GAAAGGCCCAAGGTCAAAATGGAAACGTTGCATGTTATTCATACGGGCTGTACAAG GAAGATGTGAAAATTTGCAAGAAACTGGGCTTGGACTCCTACAGATTTTCAATTTCATGGAGTAGAGTATTGCCCg GTGGGAGACTAAGTGCAGGTGTAAACAGAGAAGGAATCCAGTACTACAACAATCTCATTGACGAGCTCTTGGCAAATG GCATTCAACCTTTTGTGACCCTGCACCACTTTGAAGTTCCACAAATTCTCGAAGAACAGTATGGTGGTTTCTTAGATAAGAGAATTAT AAAGGACTACCTGGACCTTGCTGAATTGTGCTTTTGGGAATTCGGTGATCGTGTGAAATATTGGACAACATTCAATGAGCCATGGACTTTTATATACTTTGGATATGTAACTGGTCAATTTCCCCCTTGTCGAGGTTCCTCTTCAGAGGAGCACGCGAAACTTTCTGCTGTCCAACACAAAACTCATCTCCGGAACCCATTGGTTTGTGAAGATGGAGATCCAGGTGTTGAACCATATACTGCAGCACGTAACTTGCTCCTTGCTCATGCTGAAGCAGTTGATCTTTACAGGAAAAAATTCAAG GCTCAAGGGGGACAAATTGGCATAACACTCGTTGCCCATTGGTTTGAGCCATTCCATCACCACTCAGAGAGAGACATACATGCCGCTCAACGAGTACAGGACTTTATGTTGGGCTG GTTTATGGATCCAATAACATATGGTCGATATCCAAAGAGCATGACAGATAATGTGCCACCAGAGCGCCTTCAACGATTTTCAGAGGAAGAATCCATCCAACTAAGAGGATCATATGATTTCCTTGGGCTCAACTATTACACAGCCAGATATGTAGTTGCTGCATCTGTCCTCCACAGTGGACCTCCGAGCTACATTACCGATCAGCATGGCACTCAAAAAA ATAAGGGTCCTGATGGGAATCCTATTGGTGAACCA ACTGAGTGTGATTGGCTATTCAGTTATCCGAAGGGGATGCACAGGATTTTGCACTACATAAAGCAACGTTACAATGATCCACCAATTTTTATCACTGAGAATG GACTTGCTGATAAAAATCATCCTGATTATACGGTTTCTGAAGCTTGTAACGATGAGACGAGGATTGAATACCTTCGTGAGCACTTAAAAGAAATAAGACTGGCCATGATTGG AAATCGTGTCAATGTCAAGGGATATTTCATATGGTCATTGATGGACAATTTCGAGTGGGCATCAGGCTACAATTATCGGTTTGGCCTTGTGTATGTTAACTTCACAGATCGTTATTTGTCAAGATTCCCAAAAAACTCAGCTCTATGGTACATGAATTTTCTGGACAAGAAGTATAGACCTATACCACATCCACTGAAAAATAATGCCCTACTTGAGGATGAAACTATAAGCCCTACTTCTACTTCGCCGCTGCCATATCAAACGAATGCCCCAAATTCGGGAGAAATGGTTGTTCATGAGGGTACTCCAACTAAGAGGCACCGCAAAACTTGA